The following DNA comes from Fibrobacter sp..
CTGAACTACACGTTCCGCCTCGACAGCGGCTCCGTATTCGACCAGTACCTGTACGAAGCGTCCCGTAAGGCTTTGATTGACGTTTACCGCGAAGACGGCTACCTGTTTGCGCAGTTCGACGAAGAGCGCACGTTCGAGAACGACTCCATTGTGAACCTCACGTACCGCATGCGTGAAGGCCTCCCGGCGAGCATCCACAAGGTTTACATCCACGGCAACACGAAGACCAACGAAAAGGTCATCCGCCGCGAAGTGCGCCTGTATCCGGGTGACACCTACCGCCAGTCTGCATTGGAACGCAGCTTCCGCGAAATCATGCAGCTCAACTACTTCGACATGGTTGTGCCCGATATCAAGATCCACAGCGAGCAGGAAGTCGACCTCGACTTCACCGTGCAGGAGAAGGAAGCGGGAACCGGCCAGTTCAGTCTGGGCGTGTCGTACAGCGAGAGCGACGGTCTTGTGGGTACGGCTAGCATTTCTATCCCGAACTGCTGTATGGGTGACGGCCAGGCGGCAAGCCTGAATGTGGAATACGGTGCCGACAAGAAGAGCGCCTCCATCAGCTTCCAGGAACCCTGGCTCCTCGACAAGCCGATTACCTTGGGTGCAAGCCTCAGTTACACCTGGTGGAACATGGAAGACTACGGCGACCCGAACATTACCCGCTACGGCGGAAGCGTGTATGTGGGTAAGCGCCTCAAGTGGCCCGATGACTACTTCTACGGCCAGATCGGTTACAGCTGGCTCATGAACAAGCAGGGCCCGAACATCGACGACAGCTACGTGGTCTACACCGGTATCGAATCTGCCATCAACTTCCGTATCGTGCGCGACGACAAGAACCTGCCGCAGTTCCCGACGGAAGGTTCCCGCTACGTGCTCGACGTGCAGGTGGCCGACAATCTGCTCTTCAGTGACTTCTGTTTCATCAAGACTGAACTTACCATCAAGTGGTGGTTCCCGCTGTTCAGCGACCGCCTCGCGATTGCGCTTACCAACGAGTACGGCGTTATCTTTGGCGACCAGCTGCAGTACCGCACGCTCTACACGATGGGCGGCGTGATGGGTTACGAAGGAACGATGCGCGGTTACAGCTCGGGCTCTATCGGTTACCGTCGCCTGGGCCGCAGCTACCAGTACATCGGCGCCGAACTCCAGCTGGGTATCGTGCCGCAGACATTCTACCTGTTGCCGTTCTTCTTCGATGCGGGTAACGTGTTCGGTGAACGCTATGACCCCAAGACGAAGGTTGCCAAGCCCAGCAGGAACCCGCTCAGCGAATGGGATCCGACAAGCCTCAAGAAGGATATCGGTTTCGGTTTCCGCGTTGTGGTGCCGATGCTCGGTATTATCGGATTCGACTTTGCATGGCCGCTCGATGTGGGCGAGACCTACACCGGTCTGCAGCGCACCAAGGTGGGCGACATGGAATTCAACTTTGTCATCGGTCAGGGATTCTAGGGAATTTGGAGGCTCTATGATTCGCAAGATTCTAATCGTTTTGATGATGGTGTTCGCAAGCGCGACTTTTGCCGAAGACGGCCTTCGTATCGCGCATGTGGATTCCAAGCTCATCTTCGACGGCTACAAGGGCACGAGAAAGGCCCAGGAAGAATATGACCGTCAGGTGGCCAAGTGGGAACAGCAGGCCAACCTGCTGCAGAAGGAACTTTCCGCTATCAAGGAAAAGCTCGACAAGCAGATGCTGATGCTCAGCGATGAGAAAAAGCGCGAACTCGAGGCCGAATACAACAAGAAGGATACGGAGCTCAAGACCTTCATCGACCGCGTGTACGGCCGTAAGGGCGAACTTATCACGCAGAACGAGAAGGTGAGCGCCCCGATTATCCAGCTTATCCGCAAGGCGATTAACGAGATTGCCCTGCAGGAAGGCTATGACATGGTCGTGGACCGTGCGACTGGCTCTGTGCTTTTCTGGAAAAAGGAAAACGACCTTACGAGCAAGGTCCTTGATTACTTGAATAACAGATAGTTTTGCAATTGTCATGCCGGCTGCCTGTCCTGAGTGCGCCGGCATCGCCGTTTTTATTTTTTAAAACCTAAACTCTAAAACCGAACATCTAATTATGGCTGAAAATAAAGCAGAAAAATTCGTTTTCTACATGTACAAGATGACCAAGTCCTATCCGCCTAACAAGGAGGTGCTGAAGGACATTTCTTTGAGCTTCTACTATGGCGCAAAGATTGGCATCATCGGCCAGAACGGTGCCGGTAAGTCTACCTTGCTGCGCATCATGGCGGGCATCGACAAGGAATTCCAAGGAGAAGCCTGGATTGAGCCGGGCCGTACCGCGGGATACCTGCCGCAGGAACCGCAGCTGGACCCGAACCTGACCGTCAAGGAAAACGTGATGCAGGCCGTCGCCAAGAAGCAGGCCGTGCTTGACCGCTTCAACGAAATCTCCATGAAGTTCGCTGAACCCATGGAAGACGACGAGATGAACAAGCTTTTGGACGAACAGGCCAAGCTTCAGGACATCATCGACGCTCAGGACTTGTGGAGCCTCGACCGCAATATTGAAATCGCCATGGATGCTCTCCGCTGCCCGCCGGGTGACTGGCCGGTGACGAACCTCTCCGGTGGTGAAAAGCGCCGCGTGGCCCTTTGCCGCCTGCTCCTCGAAGAACCGGATTTGTTGTTGCTCGACGAACCGACGAACCACCTGGATGCCGAAACGGTTGCTTGGCTCGATCGCCACCTCCGTGAATACAAGGGCTCCGTGATTCTCGTGACGCATGACCGTTACTTCCTCGACAACGTGACGAACTGGATTCTGGAAATCGACCGCGGTCGCGGCATTCCTTGGGAAGGCAATTACGCCCAGTGGCTCGACCAGAAACTCGAACGCATGAAGAACGAAGAGAAGGGCGAATCCGACCGTCAGAAGCGCCTCGCTCGCGAACAGGAATGGGTGAAGGCTTCTCCGAAGGCACGCCAGGCCAAGAGCAAGGCCCGTTTGAAGGCTTACGAAGAACTCTTGGCCGAAGATTCTCGCGAACAGATCAAGGTGGCCCAGATTCATATTGCGAACGGCAAGCGCTTGGGCGATATCGTCATTCAGGCGGAACACTTGCAGAAGGCCTTTGGCGAAAAGGTGCTCTTCGACGATTTGAACTTTAGCTTGCCGCGCTCGGGCATCGTGGGCATCATCGGCCCCAACGGTGCCGGTAAGACGACTTTGTTCAAG
Coding sequences within:
- a CDS encoding POTRA domain-containing protein; translation: MPTDYMAENTVRKVKVEGNVNMEQRSILSRIGIRDGQTYSPSALSDKVQESVAALYKSGLFDDVSAWVDYVDNSTEVDLIFKIKELPALDSAILDGCDEISEDDLRLKLRMVPGQVYSKSQLERDRQALIDHYHSEGFLLAEVGYRETQIDDNKNQVTFIIREGEKVKVRRIEIEGNDNVPYEDITDHMLTKVDQWYGGGEFKENVFEADRDTVLNAIRHFGYLDAELTEFRAEYLPDSSCLFYLGRMVPVGDRLQPLYDQLNRAMSDPSNAMYKMAGKPTMQVSHFFRRAREASTHHGYVTRPLPQVKEEEDALKLLNDIIRYEDSRKELLNIVKGNKFNNPKIDSLKKIKKLSEYDEKLLVRYIIEDMFPLLNKYDNIKTSSAICIHIGMIEGRRYYMGSVHFSGNEVLNDKVLNYTFRLDSGSVFDQYLYEASRKALIDVYREDGYLFAQFDEERTFENDSIVNLTYRMREGLPASIHKVYIHGNTKTNEKVIRREVRLYPGDTYRQSALERSFREIMQLNYFDMVVPDIKIHSEQEVDLDFTVQEKEAGTGQFSLGVSYSESDGLVGTASISIPNCCMGDGQAASLNVEYGADKKSASISFQEPWLLDKPITLGASLSYTWWNMEDYGDPNITRYGGSVYVGKRLKWPDDYFYGQIGYSWLMNKQGPNIDDSYVVYTGIESAINFRIVRDDKNLPQFPTEGSRYVLDVQVADNLLFSDFCFIKTELTIKWWFPLFSDRLAIALTNEYGVIFGDQLQYRTLYTMGGVMGYEGTMRGYSSGSIGYRRLGRSYQYIGAELQLGIVPQTFYLLPFFFDAGNVFGERYDPKTKVAKPSRNPLSEWDPTSLKKDIGFGFRVVVPMLGIIGFDFAWPLDVGETYTGLQRTKVGDMEFNFVIGQGF
- a CDS encoding OmpH family outer membrane protein codes for the protein MIRKILIVLMMVFASATFAEDGLRIAHVDSKLIFDGYKGTRKAQEEYDRQVAKWEQQANLLQKELSAIKEKLDKQMLMLSDEKKRELEAEYNKKDTELKTFIDRVYGRKGELITQNEKVSAPIIQLIRKAINEIALQEGYDMVVDRATGSVLFWKKENDLTSKVLDYLNNR
- the ettA gene encoding energy-dependent translational throttle protein EttA, whose translation is MAENKAEKFVFYMYKMTKSYPPNKEVLKDISLSFYYGAKIGIIGQNGAGKSTLLRIMAGIDKEFQGEAWIEPGRTAGYLPQEPQLDPNLTVKENVMQAVAKKQAVLDRFNEISMKFAEPMEDDEMNKLLDEQAKLQDIIDAQDLWSLDRNIEIAMDALRCPPGDWPVTNLSGGEKRRVALCRLLLEEPDLLLLDEPTNHLDAETVAWLDRHLREYKGSVILVTHDRYFLDNVTNWILEIDRGRGIPWEGNYAQWLDQKLERMKNEEKGESDRQKRLAREQEWVKASPKARQAKSKARLKAYEELLAEDSREQIKVAQIHIANGKRLGDIVIQAEHLQKAFGEKVLFDDLNFSLPRSGIVGIIGPNGAGKTTLFKMIMGTEKPDGGTLKIGETVEIISMEQGRESLDDSKTVWESITGGNDEIMVGDRKMNGRA